Within Epilithonimonas zeae, the genomic segment TGAAGGTCTGTTGGAAGGTGCTTTTGTGACTTTGATTCCGTTTGTTTTCCTCGGTTTAGGTTACTTGATTCATATGTTTGGAGAAAACAAAAACTGGCTGAATTATGTAAAAATGTTCCTGCTTTTTGTGGTGACTTTCGTTTTCGATGCCATTCTTGCTTATGAAATCGAATCTAAAATCTATGAACTTAATAAAACTTTCGATTCTCCACCTTTTGATTTGTCGATTGCTTTTACGAAGAATCAGTTTTGGGGAATCATTTTCGCCGGATTTGTGGTCTATATTATTTGGGGATTGGTTTTCGATTTCATTATGAAAGAACATAAAGAAAAAGATAAAATCAAACACGAGCAAATCAAAAAACAAAAAGACATTCTTGTTCATCAGGACCGCATTACAGGATTTGAAAAACAAATGGAAGAAATCAAAAACGGTATTGCAAGCATCAAAGAATTAATCATCAAAGCCCGAGGAAGAATCGAAGAACTCCAAAATATTATTGATGGCGTTATCATTCCTACCAAAGAATACAAATCTTATGCTTCGGAATATGTCCAGGGCTGGATTACATTTATTGGTGAAAAATTAGCTGTTTCTCATCCTGTAAAGCAAGAAATGATAGAGGAATGCAAAAATCAATACAATTATAATCTGAACAAAGTCGGCGCCAATTCTGACAGCCAAAACTCTGTTTACGTCTCTGTTTTATAAACTAATATTATGAAAAAAATATATTACTTATTAATTGTTTCATTATTTTTTATTCAATGTAAAAAAAGTGAACCAAAAATTGATGATGGTGGAAAAATCAATGATTCGATTGCCAATAGCAAGAACTTAAATGTTAGTATTCTCATCGACCTTTCTGATAGAATCAACCCGGAAAAATACCCAAACCCATCAATGGAATATTATCAACGGGATTTGGAATACATCAAAGCGATCAAAAACGGTTTTATTGACCACGTTAAAAGTAAAAAAGTAATGCAACTGAATGACCAGATGCAGATATTCTTCAATCCAGAACCTTCCGATTCCAAAATCAACGACTTTGCAAAGCAGCTGAAAGTTTCATTTGATAAGAATACTTCTAAAGAAATTATCAATCTCATTGATGAAAAATATTCTACCCTGCCTGAAAAAATTTACCAGTCAGCAATTCAGGACAAACAATATGTCGGTTCCGATATCTGGGGATTTTTCAAAAATAAGGTCAATGATTATTGCATCAAAGACAAACATAGAAACATTCTTTTTATTTTAACAGATGGTTATATGTTCCACAAAGATTCTAAATTCACAGAAAATGAAAAAACCTCTTATCTCACGCCAGAATTGGTAAAATCCTTAAAGTTGAATACTTCCGATTTCAAAACTAAAATCACTGACAAGGGCCTCGGATTTATCAAAGCCAATGATAAACTCACTAATCTGGAAATTGTAGTTCTAGGAATCAATGCGGAAAAGGGAAATCCATTCGAAGGTGATATTATCAAAACCTATTGGGACAATTGGCTGAAAGAAATGAATGTAGCTAAATATCAGGTTAAAGATGCTGATTTACCGACAAATCTTGAACCTATAATTAAAAATGTAATTCTGAATAAATAAAACATATTTCTTTTATTCTTGAATGAGTTTTCAAAATATTGAAAACTCATTTTTTTACTTCAATACTAATATTACAAAAAAAATAACCAACTGAAATTCAGTTGGTTATTTAGTTACGATGTAGACCCACAGGGATTCGAACCCCGACAGGCGGTACCAAAAACCGAAGTGCTACCGTTACACCATGGGTCTGTCGTTTATTGTGGTGCAAATGTACAGCTTTTTTTTTAAGTTCCAAATTTTCTTCGAAAAAAAATGCATAATTTTATAAAATAATTTTTCACACATCCCAATGTTAATCGACCTTTCCAAAGCATCACCAATCAGCCAAACCTCATCTAATGAATTTGAAACCAAAGTTTTAGACTTCATAAAAGAATGGTTTTCGGAGTCAAAAACAGTGAAAATTCAGAGTTCTGGTTCTACCGGAATTCCAAAAGTTTTTGATATCGAAAAATCAAAAATGTTGAACTCGGCGGAAATGACTTGTGATTTTTTAGGTTTGAAAGAAGGTAATCTGGCTCTACTTTGTCTTCCGATTGAATATATCTCGGGAAAAATGATGGTCGTAAGAAGTATTTCGAGAAAACTAAAACTGAAAATAGCACCAACTTCTATTAATCCGTTAGAAAATATCCTTGAGGAAATTGACTTTTGTGCAATGACGCCTCTACAGGTTGAAAATTCTCTGGACAAAATTCAATTGATTAAAAACTTAATTATTGGCGGTGCATCAGTTTCTGAAACTTTAAAGCAAAAAATCTCCCAAACTCTAACATCCTCAAACTCTCAAACCAAAATATTTGAGACTTACGGAATGAGCGAGACACTGTCTCACATTGCTTTAAAACAGATTTATCCAAATCAGGAAGATTGGTTTAAAATTTTTGATGGCGTGGATATTTCTCTGGATGAAAGAGGCTGCCTGAAAATATTTGCTCCAAAACTGAATTCGGAAGTTTTGCAGACCAATGATTTGGTGGAGATTAATGCGAAAAATCAATTCAGATTTCTGGGAAGAATTGATAATGTGATCAATTCCGGAGGTGCAAAGATTTTCCCCGAAGAATTAGAAAAATTAATCAAACAAAACATTCCCAATGAAGTTGTTTTCCTCGGAATTGAACATGAAAAACTCGGACAAAAATTAATCCTCATAATCGAAGGAGAAAATAATGAACACTTAAAATCTAAAATTTATAATCTAAAATTTGAAAAATCGTTTCATAAGCCAAA encodes:
- a CDS encoding coiled-coil domain-containing protein: MTSNIKNIFRLKPVAVEKEESLLKIVETNNNGEITEESRKRTYHESGYRDSSRNNGNHTALSICLDAIYSKFQNEEKELADKQNKLKEPYINEQKNKETEIKGLTISLDNKEEQIKEIQQNVDTVKDKIETLKFEINDIPKNPEQYQINASKGASTKFWIGLLLLIPISLYLFTFYISTSFSAFFKTFDPNVSIMQSVLDAQAFNKAWDEGLLEGAFVTLIPFVFLGLGYLIHMFGENKNWLNYVKMFLLFVVTFVFDAILAYEIESKIYELNKTFDSPPFDLSIAFTKNQFWGIIFAGFVVYIIWGLVFDFIMKEHKEKDKIKHEQIKKQKDILVHQDRITGFEKQMEEIKNGIASIKELIIKARGRIEELQNIIDGVIIPTKEYKSYASEYVQGWITFIGEKLAVSHPVKQEMIEECKNQYNYNLNKVGANSDSQNSVYVSVL
- a CDS encoding AMP-binding protein, which gives rise to MLIDLSKASPISQTSSNEFETKVLDFIKEWFSESKTVKIQSSGSTGIPKVFDIEKSKMLNSAEMTCDFLGLKEGNLALLCLPIEYISGKMMVVRSISRKLKLKIAPTSINPLENILEEIDFCAMTPLQVENSLDKIQLIKNLIIGGASVSETLKQKISQTLTSSNSQTKIFETYGMSETLSHIALKQIYPNQEDWFKIFDGVDISLDERGCLKIFAPKLNSEVLQTNDLVEINAKNQFRFLGRIDNVINSGGAKIFPEELEKLIKQNIPNEVVFLGIEHEKLGQKLILIIEGENNEHLKSKIYNLKFEKSFHKPKEIIFVEQIPRTPNGKVNRLELKKLIVNQ